In one Tessaracoccus palaemonis genomic region, the following are encoded:
- a CDS encoding cysteine hydrolase has protein sequence MNPTTTALVLIEFQNDFTAEGGTLHGAVKEVMDKEHVLDHARQAADAVRAAGGAVLHCPITFAPGYGEITAHPYGILKGVVDSSSFVRGGWGAEICQELTPVDGDIVIEGKRGLDAFGSTNLDFVLRSKGITTVVLAGFLTNCCVESTMRSAYEKGFEVVTLTDAVGATSVEEHDSAIKFDYPMFSKPMSTDEFVAALGADRELADASRGY, from the coding sequence ATGAACCCCACCACCACCGCCCTCGTCCTCATCGAGTTCCAGAACGACTTCACCGCCGAGGGCGGCACCCTCCACGGCGCAGTCAAGGAGGTCATGGACAAGGAGCACGTCCTCGACCACGCACGGCAGGCGGCCGACGCCGTTCGCGCCGCCGGAGGCGCCGTCCTCCACTGCCCCATCACCTTCGCGCCCGGCTACGGCGAGATCACCGCGCACCCCTACGGCATCCTGAAGGGCGTCGTCGACTCCTCCTCCTTCGTGCGCGGCGGCTGGGGCGCCGAGATCTGCCAGGAACTCACCCCCGTCGACGGCGACATCGTCATCGAGGGCAAGCGCGGCCTCGACGCCTTCGGCTCGACCAACCTCGACTTCGTCCTCCGCTCGAAGGGCATCACGACCGTCGTGCTCGCCGGCTTCCTGACCAACTGCTGCGTCGAGTCCACGATGCGCAGCGCCTACGAGAAGGGCTTCGAGGTCGTCACCCTGACCGACGCGGTGGGTGCCACCTCCGTCGAGGAGCACGACTCGGCGATCAAGTTCGACTACCCGATGTTCTCCAAGCCGATGAGCACCGACGAGTTCGTCGCCGCCCTCGGCGCCGACCGGGAGCTGGCGGACGCCTCCCGCGGGTACTGA
- a CDS encoding glycerol-3-phosphate dehydrogenase/oxidase: protein MTKTSLTPDQRAASVEAMQSQVFDVLVIGGGVTGAGIALDAASRGLSTAVVDYQDWAAGTSSRSSRLVHGGLRYLYNLDFKLVAEALKERGRLLTTIAPHLVEAQPFLWPLKTPVVERAYSAVGVGMYDALAVIGAGGRKTVPTQKHLSKKAAMRHFPEVKADALCGAIEFYDARVDDARLVITLIRTALKYGAEAASRIKVTGIVKDEKGAAAGAEVTDLETGASFTIRAKKIINATGVWTEETQDMAGGTGGLKVLASKGIHIVIPRDRLKAKAGMFLRTEKSVLFIIPWQHYWVIGTTDTAWHEQLENPVPTSADIDYVLAHANEVLDKLLTRDDIIGTYAGLRPLLQPKVLDESKSTKVSREHTVSEVIPGMVAIAGGKLTTYRVMAEDAVDFALGKEAAEATPSPTAGLPLLGADGYDAVVNQSARLGKQYGFDADRMKHLLSRYGSEIEDLLASIDENPTLAQPLQHAPQFIRAEVSRACTVEGALHLEDIFVSRVRLNSESRDRGGACVDEVAEIAAKALGWDDARSAAEKANYRARIAAELAAEEQTTDAAASAEREKAVDIVGAGVTA from the coding sequence GTGACGAAAACCTCACTCACGCCCGACCAGCGGGCAGCCTCGGTTGAGGCGATGCAGTCGCAAGTCTTCGACGTGCTCGTCATCGGCGGCGGCGTGACCGGCGCCGGGATCGCACTCGACGCCGCTTCGCGTGGCCTGAGCACCGCGGTCGTCGACTACCAGGACTGGGCCGCGGGCACGTCGTCGCGCTCCTCCCGCCTCGTCCACGGGGGGCTCCGCTACCTCTACAACCTGGACTTCAAGCTGGTGGCCGAGGCGCTGAAGGAGCGCGGGCGCCTGCTCACGACCATCGCGCCGCACCTCGTCGAGGCGCAGCCGTTCCTGTGGCCGCTGAAGACTCCCGTCGTCGAGCGGGCCTACTCCGCGGTCGGCGTCGGCATGTACGACGCGCTCGCCGTGATCGGCGCGGGCGGCCGGAAGACCGTCCCCACGCAGAAGCACCTCTCGAAGAAGGCCGCCATGCGGCACTTCCCCGAGGTGAAGGCCGACGCGCTGTGCGGCGCCATCGAGTTCTACGACGCCCGCGTCGACGACGCCCGCCTGGTCATCACGCTGATCCGCACCGCGCTCAAGTACGGCGCCGAGGCCGCGAGCCGCATCAAGGTCACCGGGATCGTCAAGGACGAGAAGGGCGCCGCGGCCGGCGCGGAGGTCACCGACCTCGAGACCGGCGCATCGTTCACCATCCGCGCCAAGAAGATCATCAACGCCACCGGCGTGTGGACCGAGGAGACCCAGGACATGGCCGGCGGCACCGGCGGCCTCAAGGTGCTGGCGTCGAAGGGCATCCACATCGTCATCCCGCGCGACCGCCTCAAGGCGAAGGCCGGGATGTTCCTTCGCACCGAGAAGTCGGTGCTGTTCATCATCCCGTGGCAGCACTACTGGGTGATCGGCACCACCGACACCGCCTGGCACGAGCAGCTCGAGAACCCCGTCCCGACGAGCGCCGACATCGACTACGTGCTGGCGCACGCCAACGAGGTCCTCGACAAGCTGCTGACCCGCGACGACATCATCGGCACCTACGCGGGGCTCAGGCCGCTGCTGCAGCCGAAGGTGCTCGACGAGTCGAAGTCCACCAAGGTCTCCCGCGAGCACACCGTCTCCGAGGTCATCCCCGGCATGGTCGCGATCGCGGGCGGCAAGCTCACCACCTACCGGGTGATGGCGGAGGACGCCGTCGACTTCGCGCTGGGCAAGGAGGCGGCCGAGGCCACCCCGTCGCCGACCGCCGGCCTGCCGCTGCTCGGCGCCGACGGCTACGACGCCGTCGTCAACCAGTCCGCCCGTCTCGGGAAGCAGTACGGGTTCGACGCCGATCGAATGAAGCACCTGCTGTCGCGCTACGGATCGGAGATCGAGGACCTGCTGGCCAGCATCGACGAGAACCCGACGCTCGCGCAGCCGCTGCAGCACGCGCCGCAGTTCATCCGCGCCGAGGTTTCCCGCGCGTGCACCGTCGAGGGGGCGCTGCACCTGGAGGACATCTTCGTCTCCCGCGTCCGCCTCAACTCCGAGTCCCGGGACCGCGGCGGCGCGTGCGTCGACGAGGTGGCCGAGATCGCGGCGAAGGCCCTGGGCTGGGACGACGCGAGGTCCGCGGCGGAGAAGGCCAACTACCGTGCCAGGATCGCCGCCGAGCTCGCGGCCGAGGAGCAGACGACGGACGCCGCAGCGTCGGCCGAGCGTGAGAAGGCCGTCGACATTGTCGGCGCTGGCGTGACCGCCTGA
- a CDS encoding McrC family protein, with product MTTRPPILREGEPPHLVHLRGGTADALLESGVLKMTRTDRSGWWEVAAGTQVGVVSVAGIEVIIRPKIDINRLVFLMGYARRPSHWRDDLVHLDPDAELTEALADAFLALTRRAVDQGLLKGYVTVDDSLPVLRGRIREADQLRRRFGREVPLEVRYDDFTVDIPENQLLLAAVERLLALPGVTRRHRGGLQRLRLQLADVSRLPRGVRPAWTPSRLNARYVPALELAELILAGRSFEQRVGDTVVTGYLLNMARVFEDFVTVALREAFRAFGGRSQLQYGAFLDEAETVPVKPDFVWLEQGVPRVVVDAKYKAEKPSGFPQADLYQLLAYCTVLGLDEGHLVYAKGSEDERTHVVKRAGVRIIAHTLDLDVPRSDLLEQVAGLARVIHSSETEVPLPSLTRDMSNKPTTNSSVRARLGISDRNKAQSSRITREAADDGMVVTYDPTVGPGSIRHVPFWADPER from the coding sequence ATGACGACGCGGCCGCCGATCCTTCGTGAGGGCGAGCCACCTCACCTCGTCCACCTGAGGGGAGGTACCGCCGACGCTCTGCTGGAGTCCGGTGTCCTCAAGATGACGAGGACCGACCGGTCCGGCTGGTGGGAGGTCGCGGCGGGCACCCAGGTGGGCGTCGTGAGCGTGGCAGGGATCGAGGTGATCATCCGCCCGAAGATCGACATCAACCGGTTGGTGTTCCTCATGGGCTACGCCCGTCGCCCAAGCCACTGGCGGGACGATCTGGTCCACCTGGACCCGGACGCCGAACTTACCGAGGCGCTCGCCGACGCATTCCTGGCGCTCACCCGCCGGGCTGTCGACCAGGGGCTACTCAAGGGCTACGTGACCGTCGACGACAGCCTGCCCGTCCTGCGGGGTCGCATCCGCGAGGCGGACCAGCTCCGCCGTCGCTTCGGGCGCGAGGTCCCGTTGGAGGTCCGCTACGACGACTTCACCGTCGACATCCCCGAGAACCAGCTTCTCCTCGCAGCCGTTGAACGTTTGTTGGCTCTGCCCGGCGTGACCCGGCGGCACAGGGGCGGACTGCAACGGCTCCGCCTCCAGCTGGCCGACGTGTCGCGCCTCCCTCGCGGGGTGCGGCCGGCCTGGACCCCTAGCCGACTCAACGCCCGCTACGTTCCCGCCCTCGAGCTCGCCGAGTTGATCCTGGCCGGCCGGTCCTTCGAGCAGCGCGTGGGCGACACCGTCGTCACCGGATATCTGCTCAACATGGCGAGGGTCTTCGAGGACTTCGTGACGGTCGCTCTGCGAGAGGCGTTCCGGGCCTTCGGCGGGCGGTCACAGCTGCAGTACGGTGCCTTCCTCGACGAGGCGGAGACGGTGCCGGTCAAGCCCGACTTCGTCTGGCTGGAGCAGGGCGTTCCGCGGGTCGTGGTCGACGCGAAGTACAAGGCGGAGAAGCCCAGCGGCTTCCCCCAAGCGGACCTCTACCAGCTGCTCGCCTACTGCACGGTCCTCGGCCTCGACGAGGGACACCTGGTCTACGCGAAGGGGTCGGAGGACGAGCGGACACACGTGGTGAAGCGGGCGGGCGTCCGGATCATCGCCCACACCCTCGACCTGGACGTCCCACGTTCCGACCTGCTCGAGCAAGTCGCCGGACTCGCACGGGTCATCCACAGCTCCGAAACCGAAGTCCCGCTGCCCTCGTTGACGCGGGACATGAGCAACAAGCCGACCACCAACTCCAGCGTTCGTGCCCGCCTCGGCATCTCCGACCGAAACAAGGCTCAATCCTCCCGCATCACCAGGGAAGCCGCCGATGACGGAATGGTCGTGACCTACGATCCCACCGTCGGCCCTGGCTCGATCAGGCATGTCCCGTTCTGGGCCGACCCAGAGCGGTGA
- a CDS encoding DUF2316 family protein, with the protein MSLTPRQQRQTAAELRTHLDAVGLSEEVVADDLEFTAERLRRTLSVTDSGDPADVWLLRDYLAQAAADAGIVVAPFTILTDASRRQAAVWFNLRPAPRHDFA; encoded by the coding sequence ATGTCGTTGACCCCACGCCAGCAGCGCCAGACCGCAGCCGAGCTGCGCACCCACCTCGACGCCGTAGGGCTGAGTGAGGAGGTCGTCGCCGACGACCTCGAGTTCACGGCCGAGCGGCTGCGCCGGACGCTCAGCGTGACCGACTCGGGGGATCCCGCCGACGTGTGGCTGCTGCGGGACTACCTCGCTCAGGCGGCCGCCGACGCGGGCATCGTCGTCGCCCCCTTCACCATCCTCACCGACGCGTCGCGACGACAGGCCGCCGTATGGTTCAACCTCCGCCCAGCGCCGAGGCACGACTTCGCCTGA
- a CDS encoding DUF6932 family protein, with protein MCQGGCVRSVACSGENVSLPLLNDGALPHGRWTCEPADVEAAFVHGLAPARQRIWDDWVQLTDTLRSNVGRVPAAWLSGSFLTDKPVPGDLDSVYVVDTADLQASMLDPLKQRFVTVVAQSSVKKLLNIKVDSYILEWDPTDGPGPTSSPDYYSYRGYWDDLWVRQRDSDPRVDSVPRRGYVEVILDGYR; from the coding sequence ATGTGTCAGGGTGGCTGTGTACGATCCGTTGCATGCTCAGGAGAGAACGTGTCCCTCCCACTCCTAAATGATGGCGCGTTGCCTCACGGGCGGTGGACCTGCGAGCCTGCCGACGTTGAGGCCGCTTTCGTGCACGGGCTAGCGCCCGCTCGACAGAGAATCTGGGATGACTGGGTGCAGTTGACCGACACTCTTCGAAGCAACGTGGGCCGGGTACCTGCTGCATGGCTCTCAGGTAGCTTTCTGACCGACAAGCCTGTGCCTGGTGATCTCGACAGCGTCTATGTGGTGGACACTGCCGACCTCCAGGCCTCAATGCTCGACCCGCTGAAGCAACGGTTCGTCACGGTGGTCGCTCAGAGTTCGGTCAAGAAACTCCTCAACATCAAAGTGGATTCGTACATCCTGGAGTGGGATCCAACGGACGGACCCGGCCCAACCTCATCCCCCGACTACTACTCCTATCGCGGATACTGGGACGACTTGTGGGTGAGGCAACGGGACTCCGACCCTCGCGTGGATTCGGTCCCCAGACGCGGATACGTGGAGGTGATTCTTGATGGCTACCGATGA
- a CDS encoding AAA family ATPase, protein MTMQSDGPEHDAPARGEGPARAWVVRAGSNGGSEASNLQLGRASIGWSDVPDMTSLTSREQVRGVVDRLYPNATRASRGATMGQLWAFRTSIAVGDIVVMPLVTHPGMIAVGRCIGVYGYDPTAPEMGRHYVPVQWQPEFVPRTALLQDLQNTINGARTVFSAHRNSAAERLEALAQGGVDPGPSDTEPRDASRLERPRYLVILEAALDAVEPGTWTTYGDLAAIASTNPQTVGNFTNGSGAEAAHRVLGKGGRPVAGFGWADNSRTTQREALEAEGVIFGPSGNADETQRVRAEDLREYLETIGVLEPLPRRAWLVRGSSVDGHDLVPTWLGSGFASLRAAKLREVEAGISRAELKVIVDEDYSQTSYAAKAAKLDEFHAFLSRMRLGDVMVTTSQGKLHVGTITGPAEYVPSPGGLSNLRRDVDWSPDGHDYGDLAPEIKSRLQVQYDVVEMSQQLGLLEELLTPTQVEEPVPSPTVRELVLPDATDELAERLHVDRPWLQECIDLLRDRPQLIFYGPPGTGKTFIAQHLAGHLAGDNVRLVQFHPAYSYEDFFEGYRPLEEGGFKLKPGPLRKVVDAARDNPSTPYFLIIDEINRGNLAKIFGELYFLLEYRSQNVDLLYATDDDSGFTLPENVFIIGTMNTADRSIALVDAAMRRRFAFVPLHPSELPTSDVLRRWLLATGRDEVVADLLDELNRRIDDNDFKIGPSYLMRDAVHADGGLERAWRTAILPLLEEHHFGDGIDVRKRYGLDAILARVAASQGPAEADDDDAAADPS, encoded by the coding sequence ATGACAATGCAGAGTGACGGACCCGAGCATGACGCGCCGGCTCGCGGCGAGGGCCCCGCGCGCGCCTGGGTGGTCCGCGCCGGCAGCAACGGGGGGTCCGAAGCATCGAACCTCCAACTCGGACGGGCGAGCATCGGATGGTCCGACGTCCCGGACATGACGTCCCTCACCAGCCGCGAGCAGGTGCGCGGCGTCGTGGATCGGCTGTATCCGAACGCGACCAGGGCGAGTCGCGGGGCCACAATGGGCCAGCTGTGGGCGTTCCGTACCTCGATCGCTGTCGGCGACATCGTCGTGATGCCGCTCGTGACGCACCCGGGCATGATCGCAGTGGGCCGGTGCATCGGGGTCTACGGCTATGACCCCACCGCCCCTGAAATGGGCCGTCACTATGTGCCCGTGCAGTGGCAGCCGGAGTTCGTCCCCCGCACCGCACTCCTGCAGGATCTGCAGAACACGATCAACGGCGCGAGGACGGTCTTCAGCGCCCACCGCAACAGTGCGGCAGAACGCCTCGAGGCTCTGGCGCAAGGGGGCGTCGATCCGGGGCCTTCTGATACTGAGCCACGGGATGCGTCCCGCCTCGAACGCCCCCGTTACCTCGTGATCCTCGAGGCTGCCCTGGACGCGGTCGAGCCAGGGACCTGGACGACCTACGGCGACCTGGCAGCGATCGCTTCCACGAACCCGCAGACCGTCGGCAACTTCACCAACGGGAGCGGCGCCGAGGCCGCGCACCGTGTGCTCGGAAAGGGTGGCAGACCCGTCGCCGGCTTCGGCTGGGCCGACAATTCTCGAACTACACAGCGCGAGGCCCTCGAAGCCGAGGGCGTCATCTTCGGCCCTTCCGGGAACGCCGACGAGACTCAGCGTGTCCGCGCCGAGGATCTCCGCGAGTATCTGGAGACCATCGGAGTTCTCGAACCCCTCCCACGGCGCGCCTGGCTGGTGCGGGGGTCGTCGGTCGACGGTCACGATCTGGTGCCTACCTGGCTGGGTTCCGGGTTCGCATCCCTGCGAGCCGCCAAGCTCCGCGAGGTCGAGGCGGGCATCAGCCGCGCGGAGCTGAAGGTGATCGTCGACGAGGACTACTCGCAGACCTCTTACGCAGCAAAGGCGGCGAAGCTCGACGAGTTCCATGCCTTCCTGTCGCGCATGCGCCTGGGCGACGTGATGGTCACCACGAGCCAGGGCAAGCTCCACGTGGGCACGATCACCGGCCCGGCGGAGTACGTCCCCTCGCCCGGGGGCCTGTCGAATCTGCGTCGCGACGTCGACTGGTCGCCGGACGGACATGACTACGGCGACCTCGCCCCCGAGATCAAGTCACGCCTGCAGGTGCAGTACGACGTCGTCGAGATGAGCCAGCAGCTCGGGCTGCTCGAGGAGCTGCTCACTCCAACCCAGGTGGAGGAGCCGGTACCGTCGCCGACGGTTCGCGAGCTGGTGCTGCCCGACGCCACCGATGAGCTCGCCGAACGCCTGCACGTCGACCGGCCCTGGCTGCAGGAGTGCATCGACCTGCTCCGCGACCGACCGCAGCTCATCTTCTACGGCCCTCCCGGCACCGGGAAGACGTTCATCGCGCAGCACCTCGCTGGGCACCTGGCCGGCGACAACGTCCGCCTGGTCCAGTTCCACCCCGCCTACTCGTACGAGGACTTCTTCGAGGGCTACCGTCCCCTCGAGGAGGGTGGCTTCAAGCTCAAGCCAGGTCCGCTGCGGAAGGTGGTCGACGCGGCGCGGGACAACCCGTCGACGCCCTACTTCCTCATCATCGACGAGATCAACCGCGGCAATCTCGCCAAGATCTTCGGCGAGCTGTATTTCCTGCTCGAGTACCGCAGCCAGAACGTCGATCTCCTCTACGCCACCGACGACGACAGCGGTTTCACACTGCCGGAGAACGTGTTCATCATCGGGACGATGAACACCGCCGACCGGTCGATCGCGCTGGTCGACGCTGCGATGCGCCGCCGCTTCGCGTTCGTTCCGCTCCACCCGTCCGAGCTTCCCACCAGCGATGTCCTGCGCCGCTGGCTGCTTGCGACCGGACGAGACGAGGTGGTCGCAGACCTGCTCGACGAGCTGAACCGACGGATCGACGACAACGATTTCAAGATCGGGCCCTCGTACCTGATGCGCGACGCGGTGCACGCCGACGGCGGGTTGGAGCGCGCCTGGCGCACCGCCATCCTGCCGCTGCTGGAGGAACACCACTTCGGCGACGGGATAGACGTCCGCAAGCGCTACGGCCTCGACGCCATCTTGGCGCGCGTCGCCGCATCCCAGGGGCCCGCCGAGGCGGACGATGACGACGCGGCCGCCGATCCTTCGTGA
- a CDS encoding ISL3 family transposase, with amino-acid sequence MPDPTSCCRAGGGYCQRCDLLLGLPGLHVTGVHRDDAGLRVEVESRLPGVMGCPTCGVVAHAHGRQRVELIDAACFTAPVRLWWRKRRWLCPEPSCPVTSFMEQDPDVARPRALLTARATSWAVGQMRRENASVQGLARQLGCAWKTLWRAVKPILEAAADDESRFAGVTTLGVDEHIWHHVSTRPVEQGGRGPKEFTGMVDLTRDQHGHVRARLLDLVPGRSGEAYTSWLKARGDTFREGVDIATLDPFHGYKNAIDDQLEDAIAVIDAFHVVKLGTTAVDEVRRRVQQDIHGHRGRRHDPLYRIRNLLRAGREHLTDRQKTRLETAFTADDRHVEVEVAWHCAQQLRSVYHQPSHADGRRVAEQILATFPSCPIPEIARLGRTLNQWRDAFLGYFTTGGANNGGTEAINGLIELARRVARGFRDPDNYRLRMLLIGGGLRL; translated from the coding sequence ATGCCCGATCCTACGTCCTGCTGCCGTGCCGGCGGCGGCTACTGCCAGCGCTGTGACCTTCTGCTGGGGTTGCCCGGGCTCCACGTGACCGGTGTCCATCGCGACGACGCGGGGCTTCGGGTTGAGGTCGAGTCCCGGCTGCCGGGGGTGATGGGTTGCCCGACATGTGGGGTCGTGGCGCATGCGCATGGCCGGCAGCGGGTGGAGTTGATCGACGCTGCCTGTTTCACGGCGCCGGTGCGGTTGTGGTGGCGGAAACGACGATGGCTGTGTCCGGAGCCGTCGTGTCCGGTGACCTCGTTCATGGAACAAGACCCCGACGTGGCGCGGCCCAGAGCGTTGCTCACCGCTCGGGCGACATCGTGGGCGGTCGGGCAGATGCGCCGCGAGAACGCTTCGGTTCAGGGTCTTGCCCGTCAGCTGGGTTGTGCTTGGAAGACGCTGTGGCGAGCCGTCAAACCGATCCTTGAAGCAGCCGCCGACGATGAGTCGCGCTTCGCCGGTGTCACCACGCTGGGTGTTGACGAACACATTTGGCATCACGTCTCGACCAGGCCTGTCGAGCAGGGTGGACGCGGCCCGAAGGAGTTCACCGGCATGGTTGATCTCACCCGCGACCAGCACGGACACGTCCGGGCGCGGCTCCTTGATCTGGTCCCGGGTCGTTCCGGCGAGGCCTACACGTCGTGGCTGAAGGCCCGCGGCGACACGTTCCGCGAAGGCGTCGACATCGCCACCCTGGACCCATTCCACGGCTACAAGAACGCCATCGACGACCAGTTGGAGGACGCCATCGCGGTGATCGACGCCTTCCACGTGGTCAAGCTCGGCACGACCGCGGTCGACGAGGTCCGCCGCCGGGTCCAGCAAGACATCCACGGCCACCGCGGCCGCAGACACGATCCGCTGTATCGGATCCGCAACCTACTGCGCGCCGGCCGGGAACACCTCACCGACCGGCAGAAGACACGCCTCGAGACCGCGTTCACCGCCGACGACCGACACGTCGAAGTCGAGGTCGCCTGGCACTGCGCCCAACAGCTCCGCTCGGTCTACCACCAGCCCAGCCACGCCGACGGCCGCAGGGTCGCAGAGCAGATCCTGGCCACGTTCCCGTCGTGTCCGATCCCGGAGATCGCCCGCCTCGGCCGGACCCTGAACCAGTGGCGAGACGCGTTCCTGGGCTACTTCACCACCGGCGGCGCCAACAACGGCGGAACCGAAGCCATCAACGGGTTGATCGAACTCGCCCGCCGCGTCGCCCGAGGATTCCGCGACCCCGATAACTACCGCCTCAGAATGCTCCTCATCGGCGGCGGTCTACGACTATGA
- a CDS encoding adenosine deaminase: protein MTVEALRSLPKAELHLHIEGTLEPELAFELARRNGVTLPFAGVEDLRLRYDFDDLQSFLDLYYACMAVLRTADDFRDLALSYLERAHADGVRHAELFFDPQVHASNGVSGDAVMDGLLEGLRIAGERFGMTGGLILCFLRDLPVASAMETLESVAGRAEDLLGVGLDSAEVGHPPAMFTDVFARAAELGLRLVAHAGEEGPAAYVREALDTLHVERIDHGIRAAEDDALVAELAQRRVPLTVCPLSNVRLKAVADLAAHPLRRLFDAGVIVTVNSDDPAYFGGYVAANYAAVAGEGFTVDELVTMARNSIVASFAPDQRKAELLAELDAWVADSVGIPSR from the coding sequence ATGACCGTCGAAGCGCTGCGCTCCCTGCCGAAGGCCGAACTCCACCTGCACATCGAGGGGACGCTCGAGCCCGAGCTGGCGTTCGAGCTCGCGCGCCGCAACGGGGTGACGTTGCCGTTTGCGGGCGTCGAGGATCTGCGTCTGCGCTACGACTTCGACGATCTGCAGTCGTTCCTCGACCTCTACTACGCGTGCATGGCGGTGCTCCGCACGGCGGACGACTTCCGCGACCTCGCCCTGTCCTACCTCGAGCGGGCGCACGCCGACGGCGTCCGTCACGCTGAGTTGTTCTTCGACCCGCAGGTGCACGCCAGCAACGGCGTCAGCGGCGACGCGGTGATGGACGGGCTGCTGGAGGGGCTGCGGATCGCGGGGGAGCGGTTCGGCATGACCGGCGGTCTGATCCTCTGCTTCCTGCGGGACCTGCCCGTCGCGTCGGCGATGGAGACGCTGGAGTCGGTCGCCGGGCGGGCCGAGGACCTGCTGGGCGTCGGGCTGGACTCGGCGGAGGTCGGGCACCCGCCGGCGATGTTCACCGACGTCTTCGCGCGCGCCGCCGAACTGGGGCTCCGACTGGTCGCCCACGCGGGCGAGGAGGGCCCGGCCGCCTACGTCCGGGAGGCGCTCGACACGCTGCACGTCGAGCGCATCGACCACGGCATCCGGGCTGCGGAGGACGACGCGCTGGTCGCCGAGCTCGCCCAGCGCCGGGTCCCGCTGACGGTCTGCCCGCTGTCGAACGTGCGGCTGAAGGCGGTCGCCGACCTCGCCGCGCACCCCCTGCGTCGGCTGTTCGACGCCGGCGTCATCGTCACGGTCAACTCCGACGACCCCGCCTACTTCGGCGGCTACGTCGCGGCCAACTACGCCGCCGTCGCGGGCGAGGGCTTTACCGTCGACGAGCTGGTGACCATGGCGAGGAACTCCATCGTCGCGTCCTTCGCGCCCGACCAGCGGAAGGCCGAACTGCTGGCCGAACTGGACGCCTGGGTCGCCGACTCTGTGGGGATACCGAGCCGCTGA